The following proteins are encoded in a genomic region of Leptospira wolbachii serovar Codice str. CDC:
- a CDS encoding flagellar filament outer layer protein FlaA, which yields MIALRISRKLTLFLFLFGMIPIGAETGIWREILLENFELPNYNRENLRTKLEKGTKLPEISLSANFTAPIPGSKQALVLRIPKDANFPFSLYFPKPIEVNAFIKEITIPIYSSQSNGNLTLIIESQDAEVRQLNLTSLNYRGWKSITVSISKNFDQNDRVFLQKSSIRILGFFYLPFENNDPNQEVLVAIDDITAIVRDKYRPLRNKEILLED from the coding sequence ATGATTGCATTGAGAATTTCAAGGAAACTTACACTTTTTCTTTTCCTATTTGGAATGATTCCGATTGGGGCTGAGACAGGCATTTGGCGGGAAATTTTGCTCGAAAATTTCGAATTGCCCAACTACAATCGAGAAAACCTGCGTACTAAATTGGAAAAAGGTACAAAACTTCCAGAAATCTCCCTTTCTGCCAATTTTACCGCACCCATTCCCGGGTCCAAACAAGCACTAGTCTTACGAATCCCGAAAGATGCCAATTTTCCTTTTTCTTTATATTTTCCTAAACCCATAGAAGTGAATGCCTTTATCAAGGAAATTACCATTCCCATCTACTCCTCACAATCCAACGGGAACCTAACACTGATCATAGAGTCGCAAGATGCAGAAGTAAGACAATTAAATCTCACCTCACTGAATTATCGAGGTTGGAAATCCATCACGGTTTCGATTTCAAAAAATTTTGATCAAAATGATAGGGTATTTTTGCAAAAAAGTTCCATTCGAATTCTTGGATTCTTTTATTTACCTTTTGAAAATAACGATCCGAACCAAGAGGTTCTTGTTGCCATTGATGACATAACTGCGATTGTGCGAGATAAATACAGGCCACTCCGTAACAAAGAAATCCTTTTGGAAGACTGA
- a CDS encoding apolipoprotein N-acyltransferase: MKLVRFLSSREGFISVFCYTITAVFSFLSFAPLSLPLFVWAAPFGLFIIEKRNRGEWKKLIYHGFGFSILFYLVSFHWVYYMTTVFGGFDWYLAVPIFIGSAILLNFKFPVYLLVFSFLAKRVGRFFPLIASVSILFAEFFTPQVFPWYFGNVVAENQILAQNAEYTSAYGLSAFLFFVSYYLFYLRKPKNFLRLFSSFLSKHKNIQKKFVFAGLGVVFVLVLFFGNGYYLFQKWSAVKPLAERDVLVVQPNAPLEFRDGRNPAEEIRNLMTRIDAMTDLELKKGPVDLIVLPESGIPFFTTHDTEVTRFSRIYWHQFESLMAILSLRHGANVFYNELDADLVPTALPGRISRRDVRMYNSSVLMNPNGERRNSYQKVFLLIFGEYMPFEWMYALSGQTGQFAPGINLDLIPYYEPRKNPSSQIKNLHWEDTMTMGPAGVREYYSKDKVEEKQMGSFLPLICYEVIISEFVRKFQGDPDFIVNVTNDKWYGNSVESYQHHTLGRMRAIEFRKWIVRSTNSGTSVFTDHLGRNIDNDFTQIETTAVIRKKVQVIPGEMTFYRLYGNLLSYLYMGIVGLVFFFYAKRNS; this comes from the coding sequence ATGAAACTGGTACGTTTTTTAAGTTCACGCGAAGGGTTCATATCCGTTTTTTGTTATACGATCACTGCTGTTTTTTCCTTCCTCTCCTTTGCTCCCTTAAGTTTGCCCCTTTTTGTTTGGGCGGCTCCCTTTGGACTTTTTATCATCGAAAAACGAAATAGGGGTGAGTGGAAAAAACTCATCTATCACGGCTTTGGTTTTTCCATTCTATTTTATTTAGTGTCTTTCCACTGGGTTTACTATATGACCACCGTGTTCGGCGGTTTTGATTGGTATTTGGCAGTTCCCATTTTTATTGGTTCAGCAATCCTTTTGAATTTCAAATTCCCAGTGTACCTTCTGGTTTTTTCCTTTTTGGCGAAACGAGTGGGGAGATTTTTTCCCCTCATTGCTTCGGTTTCCATCCTTTTTGCTGAATTTTTTACACCCCAAGTCTTCCCTTGGTATTTTGGCAATGTAGTTGCCGAAAATCAAATTTTGGCACAAAACGCTGAGTATACGAGCGCGTACGGACTGTCCGCATTTCTATTTTTTGTTTCTTATTATTTGTTTTATTTAAGAAAGCCAAAAAACTTCCTTCGGCTTTTTTCTAGTTTTCTCTCTAAACATAAAAACATTCAAAAGAAATTTGTCTTTGCTGGACTTGGAGTGGTTTTTGTTCTCGTTTTGTTTTTCGGGAACGGATACTATTTATTTCAAAAGTGGTCTGCTGTAAAACCTCTTGCAGAACGTGATGTTCTCGTTGTACAACCAAATGCTCCCTTGGAATTTCGTGACGGACGTAATCCCGCAGAAGAGATTCGTAATCTCATGACTCGCATTGATGCCATGACTGACCTTGAATTAAAAAAAGGTCCTGTCGATCTGATTGTACTACCTGAGTCTGGAATTCCTTTTTTTACAACGCATGATACGGAAGTGACGAGGTTTAGTCGTATCTATTGGCACCAGTTTGAATCGCTTATGGCCATCCTTAGCCTTCGTCATGGAGCCAATGTTTTTTATAATGAACTAGATGCTGATTTGGTTCCGACGGCACTTCCTGGTCGAATTTCCAGAAGGGATGTTCGAATGTACAACTCATCTGTTCTCATGAATCCGAATGGAGAAAGAAGGAACAGTTACCAAAAAGTTTTTTTACTAATCTTTGGAGAATACATGCCATTTGAATGGATGTACGCGTTGTCTGGACAAACTGGACAATTTGCACCGGGAATAAACCTCGATCTCATTCCATATTATGAACCACGAAAGAATCCATCCTCTCAAATAAAAAACTTACATTGGGAAGATACGATGACTATGGGGCCGGCTGGTGTTCGTGAATACTATTCCAAAGACAAAGTGGAAGAAAAACAAATGGGTAGTTTTTTACCTTTAATTTGTTATGAAGTCATCATTTCTGAATTTGTAAGGAAGTTCCAAGGGGATCCAGATTTTATTGTCAATGTTACTAATGACAAATGGTATGGGAATTCCGTTGAATCCTACCAACACCATACTTTGGGTCGTATGCGGGCCATCGAGTTTCGTAAATGGATTGTTAGGTCCACTAACTCGGGGACATCGGTCTTTACTGATCATTTGGGAAGAAATATTGATAACGATTTTACTCAAATAGAAACTACCGCAGTGATCCGAAAGAAAGTTCAGGTGATCCCTGGCGAAATGACTTTTTATAGGTTGTATGGAAATCTACTTTCCTATTTGTATATGGGAATTGTTGGACTAGTGTTCTTCTTTTATGCAAAAAGGAATTCTTAA
- a CDS encoding PIN/TRAM domain-containing protein, translating to MKHLLSALGTILVSSVSFFFLYSESQNLVLAGTLAGIILLYSLFLVLGERKLFPEIKADVVLCASVGALLGLSIAAFPVSLLNDYGYKSIAIFVAVLLFLTGIKTGIAFSRKPGLAIFGGGAGGAGSSFQIPGLENANSHIRDKILDTSVVIDGRILDIADTHFLDGPLILPNFVLREIQLISDSSDPIKRARGRRGLEMLNKLQRKGSIEVKITYTDYSDTREVDAKLVKLARDTGGAVVTNDFNLNKVAELQGVRVLNLNNLANALKPVVLPGEEFQISVIKEGKDENQGIGYLEDGTMVVIENGGHLVGKDVRVVVTSIIQTAAGKMIFTKVQNGNNNYNKS from the coding sequence ATGAAACACTTACTTTCAGCCCTTGGGACGATTCTCGTCTCTTCGGTATCGTTTTTCTTCTTATATTCGGAATCGCAAAACCTCGTTTTGGCGGGGACACTTGCTGGAATTATTCTCCTTTACTCCCTATTCCTAGTGTTAGGCGAAAGAAAATTATTCCCTGAAATCAAAGCCGATGTTGTACTTTGTGCAAGCGTGGGAGCACTACTTGGTCTGTCTATTGCGGCATTCCCAGTGAGCCTCCTAAACGATTACGGATATAAATCTATTGCTATCTTTGTCGCTGTTCTTTTGTTTCTTACAGGAATCAAAACAGGAATTGCTTTTTCACGGAAACCAGGTCTTGCCATTTTTGGCGGTGGTGCTGGCGGAGCAGGTTCTAGTTTTCAGATTCCAGGTTTGGAAAATGCAAATAGCCATATCCGCGACAAAATTCTAGACACTTCCGTTGTTATTGACGGTCGTATTTTAGATATTGCTGATACACACTTTCTAGATGGTCCACTCATTCTTCCTAACTTTGTGTTACGGGAAATCCAACTCATTTCCGATTCTTCTGACCCAATCAAACGGGCTCGTGGAAGACGTGGTCTTGAGATGTTGAACAAACTCCAAAGAAAAGGGTCCATCGAAGTTAAAATCACTTATACTGATTATTCCGATACAAGGGAAGTAGATGCAAAACTTGTGAAACTCGCACGTGATACTGGCGGAGCCGTTGTTACAAACGACTTCAACCTAAACAAAGTGGCTGAGTTACAAGGGGTTCGAGTTCTCAATTTAAATAATCTTGCCAATGCTTTAAAACCTGTGGTTTTACCTGGTGAAGAATTCCAAATTTCCGTCATTAAAGAAGGAAAGGATGAAAACCAAGGTATCGGTTATTTAGAAGATGGAACCATGGTAGTCATTGAAAACGGTGGTCACTTAGTCGGAAAAGATGTACGTGTTGTTGTGACAAGTATCATCCAAACGGCTGCCGGTAAGATGATTTTCACGAAAGTGCAAAACGGTAACAATAACTACAACAAATCGTAA
- a CDS encoding CarD family transcriptional regulator, translating to MATKKLNEKTKEPKFKVGDYVVYPIHGVGEVTEVAKKLILGKKKDCYSLEIQGSKMKVSIPVDRAMDVGIRSIIDKKEIKKVLTLLKKDEVDTEEDWKVRYQNNMNKIKSGSIFEVADVCRNLYRRAYGKELSIMERKLYESAYNLVKMEIALSKGVPQEEAGNIVSDVLAASVQGMAPPPPPKELDDDLDLE from the coding sequence TTGGCTACAAAAAAACTAAACGAAAAAACTAAAGAGCCTAAATTCAAGGTTGGGGATTATGTTGTATATCCCATCCATGGAGTAGGTGAAGTCACAGAAGTTGCTAAAAAGCTGATTCTGGGAAAGAAGAAAGACTGTTACAGTTTGGAAATTCAAGGTTCCAAAATGAAGGTCTCTATCCCGGTCGATCGCGCAATGGATGTGGGTATCCGGTCGATCATTGATAAAAAAGAGATCAAAAAAGTTCTCACTCTCCTAAAAAAGGATGAGGTCGACACGGAAGAGGACTGGAAGGTCCGTTACCAGAACAATATGAACAAGATTAAATCTGGTTCCATTTTCGAAGTGGCTGATGTTTGCCGTAATCTTTACAGACGTGCCTATGGCAAAGAACTTTCCATTATGGAAAGAAAGCTCTATGAGAGCGCCTATAATTTAGTAAAGATGGAAATTGCACTTAGTAAAGGTGTACCCCAGGAAGAAGCAGGGAACATCGTCTCAGACGTGTTAGCGGCTTCGGTTCAGGGAATGGCTCCACCACCACCTCCAAAAGAATTGGATGATGATCTAGATCTAGAATAA
- a CDS encoding class I SAM-dependent methyltransferase, whose product MDPKFWPNKEAEKLRYIEHNNDVEDPRYQSFLKPIVDKVVADQKSTDKGLDYGAGPGPVVQYLLDQVGFKISLFDPFFHNHPENLKQTYDYIILTEVVEHFHSPKEEFHKLSHLLKPGGSLYILTHPYDDSINFESWYYKNDRTHTFFYTAEAFAWILNQYGFKNLEIHNRIIILKK is encoded by the coding sequence ATGGATCCTAAATTTTGGCCCAATAAGGAAGCAGAAAAATTAAGATATATAGAACACAATAATGATGTAGAGGATCCTCGATACCAAAGTTTCCTAAAACCAATTGTAGATAAGGTCGTAGCAGATCAAAAATCGACTGACAAAGGTTTAGATTATGGTGCTGGCCCCGGTCCAGTGGTCCAGTATCTATTGGACCAAGTAGGTTTCAAAATTAGTTTATTTGATCCCTTCTTTCACAACCACCCCGAAAACCTAAAACAAACTTATGACTATATCATTCTCACAGAAGTAGTAGAACATTTTCATTCACCGAAAGAAGAGTTTCATAAGCTAAGTCATTTATTAAAACCAGGTGGAAGTTTGTACATACTCACTCACCCTTATGACGACTCCATTAATTTTGAAAGTTGGTATTATAAGAACGACCGAACCCATACTTTCTTTTATACAGCGGAAGCCTTTGCATGGATTTTGAATCAATATGGATTCAAAAATTTAGAAATTCACAACAGAATCATTATCTTAAAAAAGTAA
- a CDS encoding LamG domain-containing protein, translating into MFKLFKTFVFFMVIESFLVCQPLQFNNVGDLQSEDRMESILLECLLGGKYCNTGSKTREYIVPSSLASGLYAWYPLDGNMNDLSGNARHGFFPGGVWPATLGPTYALSRSHLPSGAASFNGTDQLFANNFTVLCHEDFAIALWIFPNYVVHNEILGFQASPGQNPAILFFLGATGQLALQSFFYDGSNANSTYGTSSMALSANLWTHVAYVHNGTTRQGNIWVNGVSVGATSDVGGLSCSTSQWWSGTPLTIGYSYYGNVSRFFAGRMDDIWFFKGRQLDANDISTLMNLP; encoded by the coding sequence TTGTTTAAACTTTTTAAAACATTTGTATTTTTTATGGTGATAGAATCGTTCCTCGTTTGTCAGCCATTACAATTCAATAATGTTGGTGATCTCCAAAGTGAAGATCGAATGGAGTCGATCCTCTTGGAATGTTTGTTGGGAGGAAAGTATTGTAATACTGGGTCTAAAACACGAGAATATATTGTTCCCTCATCATTGGCTTCTGGATTGTACGCTTGGTATCCACTTGATGGGAATATGAACGATCTGAGCGGGAATGCTCGCCACGGATTTTTTCCTGGAGGGGTTTGGCCTGCGACTTTAGGACCTACATATGCTCTCAGTCGTTCCCATCTACCAAGTGGTGCTGCTTCCTTCAACGGAACGGATCAGTTATTTGCAAATAACTTTACGGTACTTTGTCATGAGGATTTTGCTATTGCCTTATGGATTTTTCCAAACTATGTCGTCCACAATGAAATCCTGGGCTTCCAAGCTAGTCCGGGTCAAAATCCTGCGATCTTATTTTTTTTGGGAGCAACAGGGCAACTTGCACTTCAGTCATTTTTTTATGATGGGAGTAATGCGAATTCAACATATGGGACTTCTTCAATGGCTTTATCTGCAAATCTGTGGACTCATGTTGCTTATGTTCACAATGGAACCACTCGCCAGGGAAATATTTGGGTCAATGGAGTCAGCGTAGGTGCTACCTCTGATGTAGGGGGTCTTTCCTGTTCAACATCCCAATGGTGGTCTGGAACACCACTAACCATTGGTTATTCTTACTATGGCAATGTTTCTCGTTTTTTTGCGGGAAGAATGGATGACATTTGGTTTTTCAAAGGACGCCAACTGGATGCAAACGACATTTCCACATTGATGAACCTTCCTTAG
- a CDS encoding 7TM-DISM domain-containing protein — protein MNRSFSKLVMMWSKSSLFLCLSLFICNCSYFHENNITNKFEFFEDKAHTIDISKIESVPRWNQVRENTINFYYTKSVIWLRAKVSDPSFKPESILSFEWRVLDHITLYYPNSENSYTEFKSGDSFPKSDWAVPEALSPSFRIPSRSNEKYFYIRLQSSSLISFPILSLNENEFQNKILIESSTTWSILCFAGVMLIISIFYTVAFRLHEFFYYSIYVITNTLWCNTQFGNSFHSFWPNAIWWQGKAILFFLSIGIAASFQFTRLFLETKTKTPFTDRILKTLASIGIVSAIGILTTEEYSFFSKVINLTYIVSIPLILLTGIKVFLMGEKRIIFFLVSWGLYFLFGYITIFYHLGITDYSLLAVYGPAFAFQLDLFFLLFNLFQKHQDLILNKNKISERMYALESQLNNKYTKSKLEKIDYNHYIHKLELWMKEGKPYLDEKLDLEKTSIAIGLNIQQTSELINAKLALSFRSYINSYRISEAKQILKNNPEIPIISVAFATGFGSKSSFNSEFKKNTGITPIEYRKESQSI, from the coding sequence ATGAATCGTTCGTTTAGCAAACTTGTGATGATGTGGTCGAAGTCCTCACTTTTCCTTTGCCTTAGTTTATTTATCTGTAACTGCTCCTACTTTCACGAAAACAACATCACAAACAAATTCGAATTTTTCGAGGACAAGGCCCATACTATCGATATTTCCAAGATAGAATCAGTTCCTAGGTGGAATCAGGTCAGAGAAAACACGATTAACTTTTATTACACAAAAAGCGTTATCTGGTTAAGGGCAAAAGTTTCGGATCCAAGTTTTAAACCAGAAAGTATACTTTCTTTCGAGTGGCGTGTTCTTGATCATATTACGTTGTATTATCCAAATTCAGAAAATTCTTATACTGAATTCAAATCGGGTGATAGTTTTCCCAAATCAGATTGGGCTGTTCCAGAAGCCTTAAGTCCAAGTTTTCGTATCCCCTCCCGTTCCAATGAAAAATACTTTTATATCCGATTACAATCGAGTTCTTTGATTTCGTTTCCCATTCTGTCACTGAACGAAAACGAATTCCAAAATAAAATCCTTATCGAATCATCGACAACTTGGTCCATTTTATGTTTTGCTGGAGTCATGTTAATCATTAGTATATTTTATACTGTAGCATTTCGATTACATGAATTTTTTTACTATTCTATCTATGTGATTACAAATACACTCTGGTGTAATACTCAATTTGGGAATTCATTTCACAGCTTTTGGCCGAACGCAATATGGTGGCAGGGTAAGGCAATTTTATTCTTTTTATCAATTGGGATTGCTGCCTCTTTTCAATTCACGAGGTTATTTTTAGAAACAAAGACAAAAACTCCATTTACAGATAGAATATTAAAAACTTTAGCATCTATCGGGATTGTTTCGGCTATCGGAATCTTAACAACCGAAGAGTATTCTTTTTTTTCCAAAGTAATTAATTTAACTTATATAGTTTCAATTCCCCTGATACTACTAACGGGAATTAAAGTTTTCCTAATGGGCGAAAAAAGAATTATTTTTTTCTTAGTTAGTTGGGGATTGTATTTTTTATTCGGGTATATTACTATTTTTTATCATCTAGGAATCACTGATTATTCCTTATTGGCCGTCTATGGCCCGGCTTTTGCTTTCCAATTAGATTTATTTTTCCTGCTGTTCAATTTATTTCAGAAACATCAAGATTTAATACTCAACAAAAACAAGATTTCAGAGCGGATGTATGCCCTAGAGTCGCAACTTAACAATAAGTATACAAAATCAAAATTAGAAAAAATTGATTACAATCATTATATACACAAACTAGAATTGTGGATGAAAGAGGGGAAACCATACCTTGATGAAAAACTAGATTTAGAAAAAACGTCCATTGCGATTGGTCTAAACATCCAACAAACTTCCGAATTAATTAATGCTAAACTCGCATTAAGTTTTCGTTCCTATATTAACTCTTATAGAATATCAGAAGCAAAACAAATATTAAAAAACAATCCTGAAATTCCGATCATATCAGTTGCATTCGCAACCGGATTCGGATCAAAATCGAGTTTCAACTCAGAGTTCAAAAAAAATACGGGGATTACTCCCATCGAATATAGAAAAGAATCACAATCGATTTGA
- a CDS encoding SpoIIE family protein phosphatase, whose product MYYYFKTILSKFLDLVPEREIYNQDYIKELDRHTRIIQIPGSIIGVFGMLGFAFDTDAKLHPEFPELFYFRICFSLLCLFYIAFILYNHSKKINSRWEGLTWAYLVYGYLLFTAAYYTGRIADDAPYVSGFQMLVMILPFLPLPRKTLFIYYPISIFIFVLSVLVYKPNLATAASTYSMQNLVISYILGIFSGFIIEGYRFHSFLNHKRIIKKNEEITKTVDEIQALKSQQDGDYFLTSLLLEPLLGHEVDGSAVGIETVVNQYKKFYFRNKEYQLGGDYVSVFNLILQGKRYKAFINGDAMGKSIQGAGGAIVLGAVYNSIIIRSKMDPVSSNRSPERWLNDCYLDLQKVFETFEGAMLVSAVVGLLEESTGTLYFINLEHPWVILYRDGKASFIENEIHYYKLGVMEGLSDTFISVFQMKKGDKIFCGSDGKDDLVLSEEGRYRDINEDQNLILENIEEAGGEMQSLLDCLRKKGKYSDDLSLISLQYNLEAYPKPGKFFVEARENIREKSYDKALDLLLSYESALETSISELKYIAKLYEKKEDLVKAMEYASLALENYPSDTVWMFHTSVLYKRMYSLYKSQSFLWESQELSERVRLRQPSNIRNLIHLADVCRLNGDKDRFSFLIKQIQNREPNNLKLKELIGKI is encoded by the coding sequence GTGTATTATTACTTCAAAACGATTCTCTCAAAATTTCTAGATCTGGTTCCTGAGAGGGAAATTTATAACCAAGATTATATTAAAGAATTAGACAGACACACGCGGATCATCCAAATCCCTGGAAGTATCATTGGCGTCTTTGGTATGTTAGGTTTCGCTTTTGATACGGATGCTAAACTCCACCCCGAATTTCCTGAACTTTTTTATTTCCGAATTTGCTTTAGCTTACTCTGTCTTTTTTATATAGCGTTTATCCTCTATAATCACTCAAAAAAGATAAATTCCCGTTGGGAAGGTTTGACCTGGGCGTATTTAGTTTACGGGTATCTGTTGTTTACTGCGGCCTATTATACAGGACGGATTGCAGATGACGCTCCGTATGTTTCCGGCTTTCAGATGTTGGTAATGATTCTTCCATTTTTGCCATTGCCAAGAAAAACTTTGTTCATCTATTATCCTATCTCTATCTTTATATTTGTCCTTTCTGTCCTTGTTTATAAACCAAATTTAGCCACTGCAGCTTCTACATATTCCATGCAGAACTTGGTCATCAGCTACATTCTCGGAATCTTTAGTGGGTTTATCATTGAAGGTTATAGGTTTCATTCTTTTTTAAACCACAAACGTATTATTAAAAAAAATGAAGAAATCACCAAAACTGTGGATGAAATTCAGGCACTAAAGTCTCAACAAGATGGTGATTATTTTTTAACATCGTTGTTACTTGAACCTTTGCTTGGTCATGAAGTGGATGGGAGTGCTGTTGGTATCGAAACAGTTGTTAATCAATACAAAAAATTCTATTTCAGAAACAAGGAATATCAGTTAGGTGGAGACTATGTTTCCGTATTTAATTTAATTCTGCAAGGAAAACGATATAAAGCATTTATTAACGGTGATGCAATGGGGAAATCCATCCAAGGAGCAGGGGGAGCAATTGTGCTTGGAGCTGTGTATAACTCCATCATCATCCGTTCGAAGATGGATCCTGTTTCCTCCAACCGATCTCCTGAACGTTGGCTAAATGACTGTTATTTGGATTTACAAAAGGTGTTTGAAACTTTTGAGGGAGCCATGTTAGTTTCGGCCGTTGTTGGATTGTTGGAAGAGTCAACGGGAACATTGTATTTTATCAACTTAGAACATCCTTGGGTGATATTGTATCGTGATGGGAAAGCATCTTTTATCGAGAATGAAATCCACTATTATAAGTTAGGTGTGATGGAGGGACTCTCTGATACCTTTATCTCTGTATTTCAAATGAAAAAAGGGGATAAAATATTTTGTGGTTCTGATGGAAAAGACGATCTAGTGCTTTCTGAGGAAGGTAGATATCGTGATATCAATGAGGATCAAAACTTAATATTAGAAAATATTGAAGAAGCGGGTGGGGAGATGCAGTCTCTCCTAGATTGTCTTCGTAAAAAAGGAAAGTATTCTGACGATTTGAGTTTGATATCCTTACAATATAATTTGGAAGCTTATCCGAAGCCAGGGAAATTCTTTGTCGAAGCCCGTGAGAACATTCGTGAAAAAAGTTACGATAAGGCACTTGATTTATTATTATCTTATGAATCCGCCCTGGAAACTTCTATCTCTGAATTAAAATACATCGCAAAACTGTATGAGAAAAAAGAAGATTTAGTGAAGGCCATGGAATATGCAAGTCTTGCTTTAGAAAACTATCCATCGGATACTGTATGGATGTTTCACACTTCTGTGTTGTATAAAAGAATGTATTCTTTGTATAAATCTCAATCGTTTTTATGGGAATCGCAAGAGCTCAGCGAACGCGTTCGTCTCCGCCAACCTTCCAATATTCGGAATTTGATTCATTTGGCAGACGTTTGTAGGTTGAATGGAGACAAAGATCGATTTTCGTTTTTAATCAAACAAATTCAGAATCGAGAGCCAAACAATTTAAAGCTGAAAGAACTGATAGGTAAAATTTAG
- a CDS encoding cytochrome C oxidase subunit IV family protein: protein MEYVINYGLYFIALVAVFTPILGFGIFAPGIATATILGFIVNWFGQFFQTDRFAKFTDENKDSKLLKFVLGDEDHKEDHASASMWVEDGEEEEEHDHHVISIKTYVYVLLALFFGTFITVWVAQYDLGKWNMIVAMAVATCKAFFVLAYFMHLKYDNMLNRVIFLSAFAFLALLFAFSFGDIISRIAPTTEFPAKPFF, encoded by the coding sequence ATGGAATACGTAATCAATTACGGACTTTACTTCATTGCTCTTGTTGCAGTTTTCACTCCAATTCTTGGATTTGGAATTTTTGCTCCAGGGATTGCAACGGCTACCATTTTAGGATTTATCGTAAACTGGTTCGGTCAGTTCTTTCAAACTGATCGGTTTGCAAAATTTACAGACGAAAACAAAGACAGCAAATTGCTAAAATTTGTTTTAGGTGATGAAGATCACAAAGAAGACCATGCGTCTGCTTCCATGTGGGTAGAAGATGGGGAAGAGGAAGAAGAACATGACCACCATGTGATTTCCATTAAAACATACGTATATGTTCTATTGGCTCTTTTCTTTGGAACTTTTATCACTGTTTGGGTAGCACAATACGACTTAGGAAAGTGGAACATGATTGTAGCCATGGCAGTTGCAACTTGTAAAGCGTTCTTCGTTTTGGCTTACTTCATGCATTTAAAGTATGATAATATGCTGAACCGTGTTATTTTCCTATCAGCATTTGCTTTCTTGGCACTTCTTTTTGCTTTCTCTTTCGGCGATATCATTTCTCGAATTGCTCCGACGACAGAGTTCCCAGCAAAACCTTTCTTCTAG
- a CDS encoding cytochrome c oxidase subunit 3 family protein has product MTSVSSSSEFQHQHHFKSADHQYASSKQGIWIFLCTEILMFGGLFVGYLIYHSLYPTVFKNGSETLDWKMGAVNTVVLLISSFTMAAAINYVQRGLHKVAAIMLALTIACAGAFMVIKYFEYSHKFHVGTVPGKFSLVDPACSAGGKRAECESKISALLKNPAELEKNHVNAEEVSRLKAVISQPKWEMFYGFYFVMTGLHGVHVVAGAFLIFWVFIKTLRRKVGPEYYTPVEGVGLFWHVVDLVWIYLFPLLYLVG; this is encoded by the coding sequence ATGACTTCCGTTAGTTCTTCAAGTGAATTTCAACACCAACACCATTTTAAGAGTGCAGACCATCAGTATGCCTCTTCCAAACAAGGGATATGGATATTCCTTTGCACTGAGATCCTGATGTTCGGTGGCCTATTCGTAGGTTACCTAATCTATCATTCTCTTTACCCAACTGTTTTTAAAAATGGTTCAGAAACTTTAGATTGGAAAATGGGTGCGGTAAACACCGTTGTCCTTCTCATCAGTTCCTTCACAATGGCGGCAGCGATTAACTATGTGCAACGTGGTTTGCATAAAGTAGCGGCGATTATGCTTGCGCTTACGATCGCTTGTGCGGGTGCCTTCATGGTAATTAAATACTTTGAATACAGTCACAAGTTTCATGTAGGAACCGTTCCTGGAAAGTTTTCTCTAGTGGATCCAGCATGCTCTGCTGGTGGAAAACGAGCAGAGTGCGAATCTAAGATTTCTGCTCTTTTGAAAAACCCAGCAGAACTTGAAAAGAACCATGTAAATGCAGAAGAAGTATCTCGCCTAAAAGCGGTGATTTCTCAACCAAAATGGGAAATGTTTTATGGTTTTTACTTTGTAATGACTGGTCTTCACGGGGTGCACGTGGTAGCTGGTGCTTTCCTAATCTTCTGGGTTTTCATTAAAACTTTGAGAAGAAAGGTCGGACCTGAATACTACACTCCAGTGGAAGGTGTGGGTCTTTTCTGGCACGTAGTGGACTTGGTATGGATTTACCTCTTCCCACTTCTTTATTTGGTAGGATAA